The stretch of DNA gaactcctgacctcaggtgatctgcctgtctcggcctcccaaagtgctgggattacaggcatgagccaccgcacctggcctattaaaTTTTCAATGAAGTTAAATCTCTCTCATACCATTTAGAATTAGAGGACtgtcaaatttaaataaatatagtaaCCTTTATTAAATGATTATATGTCTTGTCATAGGTTatgttttcatattatttcattatgtatgtgACAATAGGACTTCCAGATAATTCATAGGTTATAATTTcaagaagaaactgaattttagaGAATTTAAGTTATTAATTTGATAGCATGTAGATAATTAGAATCAGAGCTAGCACTATGGCCTGTATTATTAGCTTTCTTTTTCAgtaatatgcatatttttttccACTGGGGGATTATTTTGGACCTAGGTAGAAAGTACACTTATGTGATCATTGGAATCATGTAATGCATGTTCCAGATCAGTTACTTGttcactacagaaaaaaaaaaaaatcataatttgttTTATCCCAGAAGAGAATTagtgtgttttcttctttgggcATCCCTGTGGAATTCTAGAGCTCAAGGGCCTGGTATAAGAATTCAAATGCACAATATTCATAGCATACCTGAATTGAGTGAGCAGTTCATTTCCAAAGGTAAGAGAAAAGGAATCTGATCACTTGTAAAATATTAAGAAGCTCTCACCTTGAATTTAAGACTAAAACATATTTCTTactatttaaatataagaaagagGGTTCTGTTTAATGTGAAGCTGTATTACAAATTGAATCACATACTTTCCAAGGATCATAGGAGAGAATACGTGTGTTGTTTTAGCaacagtttataaaaataattgtattacttgttattggatggtatttattttatagaaatttcaGAAGTTACGTAAGAATCATAGTAAAAGGATAGCCATAATTCATTTTTGATATAAATATGTCACAAAAATACACCCAAGGACTTCACAGGCATAATGACCAAATGATCATATAAATTGACACGTCTGATATTGGTTTTAagttaaaatctgaaaaataataatgcttaaaAAAACTGCACAGGCCAAAATGAACAAATTGGTGATAtttttttcaggaaagaaaagtgaaacacaaaaggaaaaataaatgaaaaatgaacacCAAATTCTTTTGGTTTGCAAACAAGGTGCATCTATCTCCAGAATCAAATCTCTTGTATCCACCACCATTCTGTAAGTACTAATGCAACAGCAGgataattgccaaaaaaaaaaaaaggatttgaaatGGTTTGGTcagaaagactgtctcaaatgataaattttaatataagccTGACATTGCATTTTCTAGTTATCTGggcatatttaaatattaaataacttacATACTGTTTTTCCCATTTAAATACAACCCACTCTTATAATGTAGATATGattgtttccatatttaaaatgagaaaaataaagtaattcaaTGGACTTTTTAGAAAACCTAGGAATAGCACTCAGTCTTTATGAGTTTTGAAACAATTTAATATTAAGAATAGATGGTAGTACATTTGATGGAAAATGAACAGGAAATTAAACTGATTAAATAGACTTtttttacactttaagttctggggtacatgtgcagaatgtgcagttttgttacataggtatacacgtgccacggtggtttgctgcacgcaTCAACCCGACACCTACCTTAGGTATTTCTCGTAacgttatccctcccctagcctcccaccctCCGACCGGCCctggcgtgtgatgttccccttcctatgtccatgtgttctcattgttcaactcccacttacgtgtgagaacatgcggtgtttggttttcggttcttgagatagtttgctgagaatgatggcttccagcttcatccatgttaaaaagataaatttagtgcatgattgaataaaataatttatttaatttatttaattacagTAATGTATCCACTTGGACCCAATTTTATCACCACCTGTGCATTTGCTGACAAGGATTTCATCTTGCTTTTCCAAGAAACGAACATGAGGATATAATTGGATAAACTTAATTTTCACAGGCTGTTGCATTTAGTACATATAAACAATAGCTAAAATGTCAGGGTTGCCTTCAGATATGGATCTATACAAGCTTCAATTAAACAATTTTACTGAAGTCACCATGTTTATATTAATAAGCTTCACAGAAGAATTTGATGTGCAAGtcttcctatttttattatttttagcaatCTATCTATTCACTCTAATAGGCAATTTAGGGCTGGTTGTACCGATCATTGGGGATTTCTGGCTTCACAGCCCAATGTACTATTTTCTTGGTGTTTTATCATTCTTGGATGTCTGCTATTCTACAGTTGTCACTCCAAAAATGTTGGTCAATTTCCTggcaaaaaataaatctatttcatttcttGGATGTGCAACACAGATGTTTCTTGCTTGTACTTTTGGAACCACAGAATGCTTTCTCTTGGCTGCAATGGCTTATGATCGCTATGTAGCCATCTACAACCCTCTCCTGTATTCAGTGAGCATGTCACCCAGAGTCTATGTGCCACTCATCACTGCTTCCTATGTTGCTAGCATTTTACATGCTACTATACATACAGTGGCTACATTTAGCCTGTCCTTCTGTGGATCCAATGAAATTAGGCATGTCTTTTGTAATATGCCTCCTCTGCTTGCTATTTCTTGTTCTGACACTCACGTAATCCAGCTTCTATTCTTCTACTTTGTGGGCTCTATTGAGATAGTCACTATCCTGATTGTCCTGATCTCCTATGGTTTTATTCTGTTGGCCATTCTGAAGATGCAGTCTGCTGAAGGGAGGAGAAAAGTCTTCTCTACATGTGGAGCTCACCTAACTGGAGTGACAATTTATCATGGGACAATCCTCTTCATGTATGTGAGACCAAGTTCCAGCTACACTTCGGACAATGACATGATAGTGTCAATATTTTATACCATTGTGATTCCCATGCTGAATCCCATCATCTACAGTTTGCGGAACAAAGATGTAAAGGAGGCAATCAAAAGATTGCTTGTGAGAAATTGGTTCATAAATaagttatagttttaaaattgagTAAAGTTGCAAATAATATTGGGTGTCAGTCCACATCTCTATGGTCAGAAAGtagagaagaaaatgtgtttcttttagtTAACAGTGCTTGTAACttctagaatattttcaaataaagcatCAATCAGCCTACTAATTCACCATTTTAGAAATATCAATATATTGTATCATGTATAAAATATGGCTTGTATTCATAGCCTATGACAATGTTTAAACTAATCTGCATTAAATATTCATTGATGTGCAAACAttgctgtttttagtttttgtataacTTGATTTTCACTGGCTATGTTAATAATGATGTCCTCTGGATTCTATGGCTTCATGTGTTCCTACATAACTCTATAATGGGTGCTAAAgtaagttttcccagcaccatttattgaagaggctctcctttccccaatgtattttcttggcacctttgttgaaaatgagttccaTAGTATAATCTGAAGTCAGATAATGTTATGTGGGTGGCAAGCCATCCAGGTGCTGAGAcaagagaccgagggcacgagctgttccagtataataaaatatataaaacaataagagTTATACTAGATCTAGATCatagacatgattatatatgaatatcattaatcattagtttgtagcaattactctttattccaatgttataataatcctcgctctataatcataacctaggaaaaaccaggccatacagaggtaggagctgaggggacatagtgagaagtgaccagaaggcaagagtgcgagccttctgttttGCCTGGACAGGGTCACCAGAGgtctccttggtctagcggtaatgccagcgtctgggaagacgcccgttgCCAAGCTGACCATGGTCTAGCGGTAGcctcagtgtcaaggaaaaacacccgctacttagcTGACCAGGAAAGGGAttctccctttccctgggggagtttagagaagactctactcctccacctcttgtggagggcctgacatgaGTCAGGCCCGCCCACAGTTATCctgaggcctaaccgtctccctgtgatactgtgcttcagtggtcacgctcctagtccgccttcatgttccaccctgtacacctggctctgccttttagataacagtagcaaaattagtgaaagtactaaaagtctctgatatgcagaaataatggcgcaagctgtctctctctctccctctctctctctgccttggctgccaggcagggaagggccccctgtccagtggacacgtaaCCCACATGACCTTACCTACCATTagagatgactcacactctttaccctgccccttttactttgtatccaataaataacagcacaGCCAGACATTCAGAGCCACTACCAGTCTCCgtgtcttggtggtagtggtcccccaggcccagctgtcttttcttttatctctttgtcttgtgtctttatttctatgctCTCTCATCTCTGCACACAAGGAGAAAACCCACCaaccctgtggggctggaccctacaatgttatttctccattttttttttctctttgcttatgatagctttggctattctgggtcttttgtgttttcatataaatttt from Homo sapiens chromosome 11, GRCh38.p14 Primary Assembly encodes:
- the OR5T1 gene encoding olfactory receptor 5T1, translated to MSGLPSDMDLYKLQLNNFTEVTMFILISFTEEFDVQVFLFLLFLAIYLFTLIGNLGLVVPIIGDFWLHSPMYYFLGVLSFLDVCYSTVVTPKMLVNFLAKNKSISFLGCATQMFLACTFGTTECFLLAAMAYDRYVAIYNPLLYSVSMSPRVYVPLITASYVASILHATIHTVATFSLSFCGSNEIRHVFCNMPPLLAISCSDTHVIQLLFFYFVGSIEIVTILIVLISYGFILLAILKMQSAEGRRKVFSTCGAHLTGVTIYHGTILFMYVRPSSSYTSDNDMIVSIFYTIVIPMLNPIIYSLRNKDVKEAIKRLLVRNWFINKL